The Metabacillus sediminilitoris genome window below encodes:
- a CDS encoding PspA/IM30 family protein, whose translation MGLLKRIKTIAAADINHTLDKCEDPVSMVKQYIRELEEELEKAQTALGSQLYFEQKHKGLIEQVETIIKDRKRQQQLAIEKDNDDMAKLAIHDRIENEKKLQVLEQQLAAIKNQTTQFKAQVVKLKDTYANLQNRKSMLISRANAATTTHRIKSTLVSSQSENIVNGFARMEDKVMRLEAQSSAHDYLYDLDLRKEKTYSIEVEEEFLRAKEAVSQTQE comes from the coding sequence ATGGGACTTTTAAAACGGATTAAAACAATTGCAGCTGCAGATATAAACCATACATTGGACAAGTGCGAGGATCCAGTAAGCATGGTTAAGCAATATATAAGAGAACTTGAAGAAGAGCTTGAAAAAGCACAGACTGCATTAGGTAGCCAACTATACTTTGAACAAAAGCATAAAGGATTAATCGAGCAAGTTGAAACAATCATTAAAGATCGTAAAAGACAACAGCAATTAGCAATTGAAAAGGACAATGACGATATGGCTAAGCTGGCAATCCATGATCGAATTGAAAATGAAAAGAAGCTACAGGTGCTAGAGCAGCAACTAGCAGCCATTAAAAATCAAACGACACAATTTAAAGCTCAAGTTGTTAAATTAAAAGATACTTATGCTAATTTACAAAATCGTAAATCAATGCTCATTTCAAGAGCAAATGCTGCAACTACAACACATCGAATCAAAAGCACACTAGTTTCTTCACAATCTGAAAATATCGTAAATGGCTTTGCGAGAATGGAAGATAAGGTTATGCGCCTAGAGGCACAATCTAGTGCACATGATTATTTATATGATCTTGATCTTCGTAAGGAAAAAACGTATTCAATTGAGGTAGAAGAAGAGTTTTTGCGAGCAAAAGAAGCGGTAAGCCAAACGCAAGAATAA
- the copZ gene encoding copper chaperone CopZ yields the protein METVTLKVEGMSCNHCVNAIESNVGKLQGVSNVKVNLDNGTVEVSFDSSEVSKEAMIDVIEDQGYDVV from the coding sequence ATGGAAACTGTAACATTAAAAGTAGAAGGTATGTCTTGTAATCATTGTGTGAATGCGATTGAAAGTAATGTTGGAAAATTGCAAGGTGTTTCAAATGTAAAGGTAAATTTAGATAATGGAACAGTCGAGGTAAGTTTTGATAGCAGTGAAGTATCAAAAGAAGCAATGATCGATGTGATTGAAGATCAAGGGTATGATGTTGTTTAA
- a CDS encoding metal-sensitive transcriptional regulator, whose protein sequence is MSTEQNSQNHCDHDDERRSHHSEKVKKNLVTRLNKIEGQIRGIKALIEKDTYCDDVITQISATQSALNSVGKLLLEGHLRTCVVERIQEGDEEIIDELLITVQRLMKK, encoded by the coding sequence GTGAGCACTGAACAAAACAGCCAAAATCACTGTGACCATGATGATGAAAGAAGAAGCCATCATTCAGAAAAAGTGAAAAAAAATCTCGTCACGCGTTTAAACAAAATTGAAGGGCAAATTCGTGGAATTAAAGCATTAATAGAAAAGGATACGTATTGTGATGATGTTATTACACAAATTTCAGCAACACAATCTGCATTAAACAGTGTTGGAAAACTATTGCTTGAAGGACACTTACGGACATGTGTTGTCGAAAGAATTCAAGAGGGTGACGAAGAAATCATTGATGAATTATTAATAACCGTCCAAAGATTAATGAAAAAATAG
- a CDS encoding DUF3817 domain-containing protein: MFNTSVGLLRFFGILEGISYLVLLIIAMPLKYFLDFPIAVTIVGGLHGFLFVSFVIMVAIVKFRKHWSVLWGVWAVFLSFIPFGTFYLDKQLKTKE, encoded by the coding sequence ATGTTTAACACATCTGTAGGATTATTACGGTTTTTTGGAATTCTGGAGGGGATTTCTTATTTAGTACTTCTCATAATAGCAATGCCCTTAAAGTATTTTCTAGATTTCCCAATTGCCGTCACCATTGTCGGTGGTCTGCACGGTTTCCTATTTGTTTCATTCGTCATTATGGTAGCCATTGTGAAATTTAGAAAGCATTGGTCTGTTTTATGGGGAGTATGGGCCGTATTTTTATCGTTTATCCCATTTGGTACGTTTTATTTAGATAAACAATTAAAAACGAAGGAATAA